GAAACGTCGTCCGAGAAGGAAAACAAGCGGTCCATGAGGTGGGATTTGCTGAAAATTTGCTCCGGTGCCGAAAAAAACACCTCCAGAAGGCGCAATTCACGATTTCTCAGCGTATGGCTCTCGCCATTGATCATGATCGCCCCGAGGGTCGAATCAAGAATCACTCCCTTGAAGCTTCTGGAATTGTTGGCAACTCCCCCCTGACGACGCAATACTGCCCGCACACGCGCCTCAAGTTCGGAGAAATCGAAAGGTTTCGTTAAGTAATCGTCGGCCCCCAAATCAAGTAGGCCCACCCGATCCGACACCTGCGAACGCGCCGTCAAAACGATCACCGGCGTGCGATTTTTCGCGCGTCTATGGCGGGCCAAGAAATCGCGTCCATCTCCGTCGGGCAGCATAATATCAAGTAAAATCAAGTCATAAGAGGCGGCATCAATACAGGCTTGCGCGGCGGCGATATCCTCGGCGTGGTCAATCGCGTGCCCATCCAACCCAAGGCATTCGACCACAGCCTTTGCCAGTTCGAGATTGTCCTCGACCAATAGAAATCTCACGTGAGCTCCTCCCAAAGCGCGACTGTTTCGCTTCATGACAGGTTCGTGTCAGGTTTCACAGCGCATCTTAAGCATGTCCGCGCTTCGGCTCGGATGTCAAATGGGAGGATACTATGACTACACGTTTTGTTAAGGCGCTCATGACGAGTGCCGTAATTGGAATGAGTGCGGCTTCGGCTGCTTCTGCGGCTGAATGCATTGCACCCGCAAACCCCGGTGGAGGCTGGGATTTCACTTGCCGTCAAATCGGCAAAATCATGTACGACATTGGCGCGGTGGATAAACCTGTCCAAGTAACCAATATGGCAGGCGGCGGTGGCGGCCTTGCGTATAACTACGTCGTGGCGGAACGCGGCGATGACGCAGACCTTATGGTTGCAGCCTCAAGCGCGACAACCACACGTCTAGCCCAAGATGCTTACGCCGGTATGACCGCTGACCAAGTACGCTTTGTCGGGGCAATCGGTGCGGATCCGGGCGTTATCGTCGTTGCCAACGACAGCCCGTTCAACACGCTAACTGAAATGGTTGACGCGATCAAAGCAGACCCAGGTTCGGTTGCTTTTGCTGGCGGTTCTGCGGTTGGTGGCTTTGACCACCTTAAACCTCTGATGCTTTTGCAGCGCGCAGGTTTCACAGACATCACCAAGGTAAAATACATTGGTGTTGATGGTGGTGCCGATGCGATCACGCAAACTATCGGCGGCTTCACACAGGCAATGACAGGCGACATGTCTGAAATCATTGGCTTTTTGAATGCTGGCGAAGTTCGGGTTCTTGCGGTCCTCACCGAAGAGCGCATTCCGGGCTTTGACGACATCCCAACTGCAAAAGAGCAAGGTTATGATGTTGTTGCCGTAAACTGGCGCGGACTTTACGTTCCAAAAGGCATCTCTGACGAGGAATTCAACGTCTGGGCCGACCGCCTTCAGCAAGTAGCAGATTCCGCCGAGTGGAAAGAAGCTATGGCCGCCAATGGTCTTGCCCCCTTCACTAAAGTCGGTGTGGATTTCCAAGACTATGTTGATCAGGTCGTTGCCGAAATTCGTAAACTCTCCATCGACATCGGGGTTATTCAATAATGGCCAGTGACCGGATTTTTGGTCTGGTCATGGCGCTTGTGGCGCTCGCGTATATCGCGGGTGCCACTCAAATCCAGACCAGCTTTTTGCCTGACCCTGTTGGCCCGAAAGCCTTCCCCTTTGGGGTTGGAATTCTGGGTGCCCTATGCGCCCTCTTCATGGTTTTCAAACCCGACGCAGAGCCCGAATGGCCTACGCTATCTACCTTTGGTGCCATCGCAGCGGCGGCCTTCGTTTTGGTCCTTTACGCTTACGCGCTCAAACCTTTGGGGTTCTTGATCCCCACGGCCATCACAGCGGCGATCCTGTCCTACCAGATTTCGCCCCGCCCAAAATACGCAGCCCTCGCCGGACTCGGCCTCTCATGCGGGCTCTTTATCGTTTTCAAATTCGCTTTGGGTTTGGGCCTTGTTGCCTTCCCCAAAATGATCTTCGGCTAGGATACCTGCCCCATGGATCTCTTTTCTAACCTCGCGATGGGGTTCGCAATTGCATTGTCCCCTTACACGTTGATGCTCGCTATCATTGGCTGCTTTTTGGGTACAATCATTGGCGCCCTCCCCGGTCTTGGCCCCTCAAACGGCGTCGCCATCCTTATCCCCGTGACCTTCACGCTGGGCCTTGATGCAACATCCGCCCTCGTCCTTATGACCTCGGTGTATTACGGAGCGATGTATGGGGGCAGGATCAGTTCGATCCTCCTTAACATCCCCGGAGATGAACCCGCGCTGATGACCACCCTCGACGGCTATCCGATGGCCAAAGCAGGGCGCGCAGGCGATGCGCTTGTGCTCTCGGGTGTGGCCTCCTTTGTAGGTGCGCTCCTTGCTACAATCGGGCTTATGTTGCTCGCACCTATGTTGGCCCGCGTCGCTTATGTCTTTGGTCCTTCAGAATATTTCGCCCTCTACTTGCTCGCGTTTTGTACGTTGGGCGGCATGGCCAGCAACAACCAAGCCAAAGCGGCGATAGCTTCCTGTATTGGCCTCGGCATATCAACGGTCGGCATCAGCAGCGGCAGCGTCATGCCACGCTTTACGGGCGGAAATCTCCACATCTATGACGGCATCGATTTCCTCGTTGCCATCGTTGGCCTCTTTGCAATTGCGGAAATCTTTTTCTTCATCGAAGACCACGGGAAAAATTCCCCTGTTGGTGTAGACCTCGAGAAAACCACCGTTCCATGGAAAGATATTTGGGAAACCAAATGGACAATGTTGCGCTCTTCGGGTGTGGGCTTTGTTGCCGGTATCTTGCCCGGTGCGGGCGCGTCCCTCGGCAGTTTCTTGGCCTATATGACTGAAAAAGCGATTGCCGGCAAAGACGGTGGTTTCGGCACAGGTGTTGCCAAAGGCATCGCCGCACCAGAGGCGGGCAACAACGCGGCCGCCGGTGGTGCCCTCGTTCCCATGCTCACTCTCGGCGTACCCGGATCAGGAACAACAGCGGTGCTCCTTGCGCTTTTGATGACCCTCAACATTACCCCTGGACCCACGCTTTTCACTGACCAGCCCGAAGTTGTTTGGGGCCTCATTGCGTCGCTCTTGATTGCCAACATCGTGCTATTGTTGATGAACGTGCCGATGGTGAAAATCTTCGTCAAAATCCTCATGGTTCCACCAGCGATCTTGTTGCCCGGTGTGACAATGGTTTCGTTTGTAGGCATCTACTCCCTGTCGGGAAGCTATTTCGACTTGCTCTTGATGATCGGATTTGGTGTGCTTGGATACGTGCTGCGCAAGCTGGACATTCCAACCGTTCCGGTGATTTTGGGTATCCTTCTGGGTGGGAATATGGAAGACGCCTTAAGGCGTGCCATGACACTCTCCGATGGCGAATGGACATATCTGTTCTCGTCCAACATCTCGATTGGGCTTTGGGTTGCCGCGATCGTCGGATTTGTCGCACCGATGTTCCTGCGCAACGTCTTGCGCAAACCGCAAAGGGTCACTGACTAATGGTCAAAGTTCTTATCCCTTCAGGCGCACTAGGCTTGAACTACGACAAGGCGGCGCTTGCGCGTGGCCTTGCGCAAAACCCTGATATCATTGCGATTGACGGCGGCTCGACGGATTCAGGCCCTGCATATCTCGGACAAGGGGTCTCGAAATATGCGCGCAGTTCGATAAAAATCGAATGGAAGGGATTGATGGTTGCCCGCCAAGAAGCAAACGTCCCTTTGGTCATCGGAACCGCAGGGACATGTGGCACAGACAGCGCAGTTAACTGGCTTCTGGACATCACAAAAGAGATCGCCGCCGAGTTGGGCCAAACGCTACAAATTGCGGTTTTGCGAAGTTCCCAAGACGCGGAAATCCTCGCGACCGCCTTTGATAGTGGCCGCGTCACCCCCTCCCCGCGGCCCCCGAAATTACCCGCGAAAGTTTTGCGGAATGTAGCAATATCGTGGCCCTCGCTGGTGCCGAACAAATTGCCGCCGCGATCCAAACGGGCGCGGACGTCATCATCGCGGGGCGCACCACGGATACTGCGACCATCGCCGCCCTCCCGTTGATGAAAAACCTCCACGCAGGAGCCGCATGGCACGGGGCAAAAATCGGCGAATGCGGTGCGCTCTGTGCGACCAACCCACAATCGGGCGTCGTGATGATCGAGTTTGACGCAAACGGTTTTACGGTCACGCCCATGGCCGAAGATTCAGCGGCCAATCCGCATACTGTTTCGGCGCATATGCTCTATGAAAACTCCGACCCGTTCATCCTCTATGAACCCGGTGGACACCTCGATGTAACAGGCGCAAAATACACGGCACTTGATGCGCGGCGCGTGCGAGTTGAGGGCTCCGAATGGGTGCCTTCCGATACGTATACTGTGAAGCTTGAAGGCGCTAAAATTCAGGGATATCAAACGGTTTTGATGGTTCTTTTGCGGGACAAGCACTATGTCGAAAACGCACAAATCTGGGCCGACGACATCCACGCGAAATGCAGCGAAAAGGTGCAAGACCGGATGGGTTTGCATAAAGAGGACTACAGTATTGAGTTGCGCCTGATTGGCCAGAACTCAAGTTTTGGTGCCCTCGAAACCAACACAAACCCCGCACCCGAAATCGGCATCCTCGCGATTGTCACAGCGAACACTCAAGCGATTGCCGAAGAGATCGGCCAGATGTTGAACCCCTATTTGCTGCACCATCCGCTCACGCGCGAAGAAGAACAACCAACCTTCGCCTTCCCGTTTTCGCCCGCCAGTCTCAATCGGGGTGCGGTCTATGGCTTTTGCCTCAACCACACGCTTACCTTGGATAATCCCATGGACGCCTTTTCACTGGAAGTTATTCAACATGGCTGAACTGCGCGATATTGCCTACAAAATTCGGTCTAAAAACGCGGGCCCCTTTTGGCTCACGGTGGATATTTTCTGCGGGAACGGCCCCGCCTTTACCCAAATTTGCAACGGGCTTTCGACCCAACGTGTGGCCTCTGTGTTTGGCACGAAGGTTGAGGACATCAAGCGCTTTGAAATCCCTGACTTGAACGTTATAAAATTCTCAATGCCGCGTCCCAGCATTCAAGGGGCCGTCGAAGATCGCGACATGCACGGCGCTTCTTGGGCTGCGCTTCTTGCAGAAACATCAATAAATTAAGGGAACTTTAGAAATGCAAGCATATGTTGTCGCGCTTGTTATCGGGGCCGTCGGCGCGCTTGCCGCAACATTTATCGGCCTGCCTGCCCCCTTTCTGACGGGGCCTGCCATTTGTGTTTCACTGGCGGGATTGGCAGGGGTAAAATGCGCGGTTCCCAACATATTGCGGGACGCAATTTTCCTCATCATCGGCCTCGCTCTTGGGTCTAGCGTAACCCCTGAAATTCTTCAGGCGGCTAAAGCTTGGCCCCTAAGTCTTGTCGGTATGTGCGTGTCCGTCGCGGTCGTGATGCTTACGGGGGGCTGGATGTTTCAACATGTTTTTCACATGGACCGCCCCACCGCGTTTCTATCCTCGAGTCCGGGGCATTTAAGCTATGTCATCGGCTATTCTACGGACGTGGGCGCAGATACCGCAGTGATCTCGGTGGTACAGTCAATCCGCGTTCTCATTCTCACTCTTTTGGTACCATTTTCCGTGGCCATTTTCACGGATGCTGATATGGGGATGCGCGCGCCCGTGGGCCATATTTTGACGCCGCTTCACCTTGGAATTCTTGCTGCCCTTGGCGCAGGCCTTGGCGCGATATTCATTCGATTTAACCTACCAGCGGCCCTACTGCTCGGCGGCATGATTGTCTCAACCCTAGGTCATGCAACCGACGTTCTCCCCGGCGTTGTACCACCTATTTTTACGATCGCAGCTTTCATCACTATGGGTACCCTCATCGGGACACGATTTAGTGGCGTCACCCCGAAACTTCTGCGCAGCGCAGCCCTTGGCGGTTTGATTTTTACCGTTCTAGCCCTCGTGATTTCCATCGTATTCGCAACCGGAATTGCCTATTTTACCGACCTCCGTTTTTTGGATATCATCATCGCTTTGGCCCCGGGTGGCCTTGAAACCATGGTCGCGATGGCCGCCATTGTTGACGCCGACCCCGCCTATGTCGCGTTGCATCACGTCGGGCGACTCTTCTTCTTGAGTGCCTTCGTACCTCTTGTTTTGACTTGGAAAAAATAAACGCGCGGATGGCCTGTAAGCCGGATTTTGTCCACGCCGCATTACACGACGCTGGATGACCATTCTTCTAGCCCTGCTGTTACCAACAGGGTCAAGCTGCCAACCCGAACCTTCTGGGCCGAAGCCGCCCTGCGAGTTGCCCCGCGTGAGGTTCCTATTTGGCATTGCTCCTGGTGGGGCTTGCCATGCCAGCGATGTTACCACCGCCGCGGTGGGCTCTTACCCCACCGTTTCACCCTTACCCGTCACGGTATCGTTTGCACGACCTGTAAACGGGCGGTCTGTTCTCTGTGGCGCTTTCCCTCGGGTTACCCCGGCCGGGCATTACCCGGCACCATCCTTCATGGAGTCCGGACTTTCCTCGCGGTGTTGCCACCCCGCGGTCATCCAGCCATCCGCACGCTTTGGGGATTATGCGTTTGCGCGCCCGCCGTCAACGGGGAAGCGTTGTGCAAGGTCTTGAATGATCCGCATATCTTCGCTGTCCAGAGGGCCACGGTGTCCTGCGCGAAAACGGTCACGGAATGCCGCCAAGTATGCGTCACATTTCACGTCCATATTTTGACCAGTGCCATAGCCAAAACGCGCCGCATCCTGACACCATTTGGCAAAATCGGGCGCTGGTGTATCCGGTGTCGTTTCGGGCCAAACAGACAGACCTTGCAGCGCCAGTCGACGCCAATCCAAACGTCGACCCGGATCGGCCTTGCGGTGAGGCGCCATGTCCGAATGTCCAATCACGCGTTCCGGCGGGATGTTCCACGCTTGCATGATTTGAGGCAACAACGCCTCAAGCGCGGCCATCTGGGGTTCGGAATAGGGGGTGCGGCCCGTGTTATCCAACTCAATGCCAATCGAGTGAGAATTGATATCGCTACAGTCCCCCAAGACCCCGCACCTGCATGCCAAGCACGCATTTCTTGAGCTACGAGTTGCAGGATGCCCCCTTTTCTGAGATCAGAAAATGGGCCGAAACCTCAAACTCGGGGGAGCAAAGCCGCGCGAGGGCGGCGTCACAACTGCTCATCGCCGTATAGTGTAAAAGAATGAGGTCGGGCGGGCCACCGTGGCGCCTTGGCCCGAAATTAGGTGAAGGACATTGCGTTATCTGCAACGGGACAATTACCCGCCGCGTGCCGCGCGGAACGGCGCGGGGGTCCAAGCACAGGCAAATCCGTCCCCATCAGGATCAATCCCTTTACTGTCTTTTTGAGGGCCGCCATTCTGCAAAAAGGCTTCCTGTGCATCGTTGGACGTCAGGTATTTTGAACAGGCCTTGGTGTACTTCTCCTGCGAATACCGTCCCGACCGCGCATAGATCGACTCGCCGACTGAGTTAGTCGTTCCGAGCGCAAAGGCGATAACGGCAGTTGCACTTGATGTACTTGTACGCGATGGCAAAGCCGTTGGGTTAATCACTTGATATTGCGCCCGCTGTTCTGCCAAGCGCTCAGCATCACTTGCAATCGTTTCGCGCGCAGCAACAGCTTTGAAGCTCTGCTCGTCAGAAATCCCAGTTCTAGAGGCCTGAGGCTGACTTGGCGCGCCGTTCAGGTCCGGCGTTTGCTTTACAGCTTCTTCGAGCGCCAAAGAAATATTGGATGACCCCACGTCCTCGTCGGAAATCACCCCCGCCTGAACGGGACTGCCTTGAAGAGCTTGCGCAGTGTTGTAATTGTACCCCTCGAAATCGTCGAAGCCCACGCCGGAGTCTGGAACTCCCGACTGGCAAGCGACGAGGCCCAGCAGAGCGATCATAGAAACGACGGATAATGAGTTGCGCATAGTTACCTCTGGTCGGTTGATCGTCGTGTTTACCACCAATTGTTTGGTTTGGAAACAAATCCTGCCGCAGTCTCAAGAGCATAGGCCGTATTGAGTAGATCGCCCTCTTCCCACGGACGCCCGATCAATTGCAAACCAAGCGGCAATCCTTCGGAATTTAGCCCCGTTGGTACCGAAATACCCGGCAATCCAGCGAGGTTCACCGTCACGGTAAATACATCGTTGAGGTACATTTTTACGGGATCGGCGTCACTCATTTCGCCAAGCCCAAAGGCGGCCGAAGGAGTCGCAGGTGTCAGGATCGCATCCACACCTGCGGCAAACACATCGTCAAAGTCCCTCTTAATCAAGGCTCTAACGCGGCGCGCACGGTTGTAATACGCATCATAGAACCCTGCTGACAGCACATAAGTACCGATCATCACACGGCGCTGAACCTCGGAGCCAAACCCTTCGGCGCGGGTTTTTTCGTACATGTCATCAATGCCATCGCCCGCCGCCAATTTGGCGCGGTGACCATAGCGCACGCCATCATAGCGGGCAAGGTTCGAGGAAGCTTCGGCGGGAGCGATCACATAATAGGCAGGCAGCGCATATTTCGTGTGCGGCAGGCTGATGTTCACGATCTCAGCGCCCGCACTTTTGAGCATCTCGGTGCCTTCGGCCCAGAGCTTTTCGATCTCTGCGGGCATGCCGTCCATGTGATATTCGGCTGGGATGCCGATTTTTTTGCCTTTGATGTCGCCCGTCAAAGCGGCCTCAAAATTTGGAACGGGTATGTCATACGAGGTGCTGTCCTTGGCGTCATGGCTGGCCATGGCTTCCATCATGATCGCCGCGTCACGCACGGTTTTGGTCATGGGGCCAGCTTGATCGAGCGAGCTGGCGAAGGCCACAACACCCCAACGCGAGACACGTCCGTAGGTCGGCTTGAGGCCAACGATGCCCGTGAATGCGGCTGGTTGACGGATCGAGCCGCCGGTATCTGTGCCCGTCGCGGCAAGGCAAAGGTCCGCCGAAACCGCGCTCGCGCTGCCGCCCGAAGATCCGCCCGGTGTCAGCGCGGCATCGCTACCTTCGCGGCGCCACGGGTTGATCACGTCGCCGTAAACCGAGGTCTCGTTGCTCGAACCCATAGCGAATTCGTCCATGTTCAATTTGCCAAGCATAACCGCGCCGCTGTCCCAAAGATTTTGGGTGACCGTGCTTTCGTATTCTGGCTTAAAACCTGCAAGGATCGCAGAAGCGGCTTGGCTTGGAACACCTTTGGTACAGAACAAATCCTTAATACCCAACGGGATACCGCACATATCAGGCGCATCGCCCGTGGCAATCCGCTCATCTGCAGCGGCGGATTGTGCGTGGGCAATCTCTGGTGTGTTGTGCACGAACGCGTTCAACGCACCGGATTTCCCGATAGCCGTAAGGCAAGCTTCGGTAAGCTCAACCGAGGTAAAATCACCCTTGCGCAAACCGTCGCGCGCACCGGAAATAGTCAGTTTGTTTAGATCGGTCATTATTCCACCACCTTCGGCACGACAAAAAAGCCTTCGCGAGAGTCCGGCGCATTGGCCAAAACCTGTTCTTGGATGTCGCCATCCGTCACGATGTCTTTGCGGCGTTTTAGGCGCTGAGGTGTGACCGATGTCATAGGCTCTATGCCCTCAACGTCAACCTCATTGAGCTGCTCGATAAACCCGAGGATTGTGTTGAATTCTTCTGCCAGCGCAGGAAGCGCCTCGTCAGCGACGCGAATGCGGGCCAGTTTTGCCACGCGCGCAGCAGTATCCTTGTCAATCGACATAGGGGGTCTCCGTCAGCTCAATTGGTTCAATTCTTATTTAGCATTTAACCCGCGAGCGCAGGGGGAGCAAGACCGCAATGCCCTACCCGATCAGGATGATGACCCACGCGCCCCCCGCAGCAATGGCGGTAATAGTAACGCCCGCACTTCCGGCGTCTTTTGCCGCCTTTGCCAGCGGATGATACGCGGGTGATAGATAGTCGATACAGCGCTCAATTGCGGTGTTGTAGCATTCCGCCGCCAACACGAGAATGCCCAGCGCAACTATTAGGGCCCGTTCAGCAGTGGATAAATCCAATACCATCGCGAGGGTAAAGGAGGCGGCATTGGCCCAGACCCATTGTTGCAGACTGGCTTCTTCACGCCAAATCATACGCCAACCTTCCCAAGACCACTTCGCACGGTCCGAAAATCGTTTCCATTGCTCAACAATCATTTTGCACTCCGATTTTCAAGATAGTGACGGACGCAATCCTGAACGCGTCGAAAACGATCGCCCCCTAATTTCGTGCCACCATACCACCGCGTCACGACGACAATATGGTTTTGAAGATCTTCACGCTCCAACATCCGCAGAATAACAGTGCCTGCGCCACTCTCTCCGTCGTCGGCCTTTACGGGGCCATCCTCAAGCAAAACCGCCCATGTGTTATGGGTCGCTTTGGCGTATTTCTTTTGCTTCTTGAGAGTTTTCAAAAAGGCGAGCGCATCGTCGCGACTTGTGATTTCCCCACCTGAAACCGCATATTTACTGCCTCTATCCGTCAAAAAACCTTCAATTTGCAACATTAAGCACCATAAACCGCGGAGCGCACGGTTTCGATCCGGTCCGCATTGGAGGGATGTGATCCAAGGAACTCTTCGCCTGGATCAGGAATGCGGGTAAAATAGGCGACCCCGATTTCAGGATCAAATCCAGCCTCCAACGCGATCAAAGCCCCCAATTGATCCGCCTCAAGTTCATGCTGTTTGGAAAATTGGCGCGACCCAACGAAGGCCCCGATGTCGCGTGCGGTTTCGATTGCCTCCGGATCGGCCCCCAAAATTGTAGCTGTAAAACTTCCCAGCATAGCGCCCTGATTGGCCATAGCCATCTGTTGCTCAAGATGACCCGCCACGTGGTGGGCCGCTTCATGTCCTATAACAAAAGCAAGTTCATCATCATTTTGCACTTCATCCAAAAGCGAAATGGTCACGGCCAAAACCGGCCGGCCATTCTCACTCAGAAACTGATAGGCATTCGATGGTTGGTGTGCGCGGTCGTCCATGACGATCAGGAAATCGCAATTTCCACGCGTTCGGGCCTCATGGCAAAAGGACTCTGCAACAATTTCAATACGCCCCGCGACACGCAAAAAGTCTTGCTCACTCATTCCCTTGCCATTGGTGTGGATAGTACCAAAGTGTTCAACCCTTTCAATTGGTTGAACATTTTTCGAAGCAGTCGTTGAAACACATCCCGCAACACCCGCAAGAAGCGCTAAACCTCGTAAAACTTTCACTGAAAACACCTTCAACATCCCGTCTTTTTAACATGTTGACGGTCTTTTTCTAGCCCACACTGCGTTGCTGTTGCAATTATTCGGTCAAAAGCTAAACTGAATGTATGTTTACAATAGAGCATGATTTTGAAGCCACTATTATTACCCTGATCGACGAGGGCACCCCCTTTCTTCAGGGCGACATCACCATAAATGCGTTCCAGGACTGTATCACGGTTGAGCAGGTCGATCCGCAAACAGATCGCCTTCAACGTATCACCATTTCAATGACCCAACTTCAGGAATTGCAATCGGCTCTCAACCTTCCTGAAGGCAGCTATCGAGTGGCAGAAGACCCCGAATAGATCATTCCATCACACGGAAAACCTTATTTCTTGACGTTTCCCCGCGCAGCAAAACAAGACGTGTTTTGGGAACGCCCATCGCCTTGGACAGAAGCTTTACAATCGCAGCATTCGCCTTCCCGCCCTCGGCGACCACCGTGACATAGACCCGCAACCCCGTCTGCGTTTCGACAATTCGATTACGGCTGGCTTTAGGTGTTGCAACGATTGCAATTTCGGCTCCCCTGATGGCAAGATGCTTTAAATCCAATGAACGCCCTCCACTCTCTGCCCCCTGTTTGATGCGAAACTTTGGCGCGCAGCCTTGCCAGCACCATGTGTTTGCGGCACATCTGCGTATGTTACGCCTTGAAAGCTGAGGATTAAACTCCGACATGCTAGAAAACACCGACGAGGACTTATGCCCAAACCAAATCCTGCCGCAATGGAATTCCTGTTATCTCGGCGCTCACGACCTGCGAAAACTCTTACGTTCCCCATTCCTTCCGCACAAGATTTGCACCCAATTCTAACGGCTGCTGCGCGCACGCCGGACCATGGGAAGCTCGAGCCTTGGAGATTCATCGTCCTCGCGGACGCGGCGCTTCCTCGCCTTGCCGACCTAACCGATCAACGTGGGGCGGCCCTTGGACTTGATGATGAAAAACGAGCGAAATCAAAAACTCAATTCTCCAACGCGGGACTTGTCGTTGCGGTCGTGTCTTCTCCAAAATCGTCTGAAAAAGTGCCGTATTTGGAGCAGGTCTATTCGGCGGGTGCCGTATGTTTAGCTCTTGTGAACGCGGCCCTTGCCTCTGGTTGGGGTGCAAATTGGCTCACGGGCTGGATGGCCTATGATCCAGAAATCCTCACAGAGGGGCTCGGGCTTGGAGAGGGAGAGACCGT
This Falsihalocynthiibacter arcticus DNA region includes the following protein-coding sequences:
- a CDS encoding DUF4387 family protein; the protein is MAELRDIAYKIRSKNAGPFWLTVDIFCGNGPAFTQICNGLSTQRVASVFGTKVEDIKRFEIPDLNVIKFSMPRPSIQGAVEDRDMHGASWAALLAETSIN
- a CDS encoding Bug family tripartite tricarboxylate transporter substrate binding protein, with amino-acid sequence MTTRFVKALMTSAVIGMSAASAASAAECIAPANPGGGWDFTCRQIGKIMYDIGAVDKPVQVTNMAGGGGGLAYNYVVAERGDDADLMVAASSATTTRLAQDAYAGMTADQVRFVGAIGADPGVIVVANDSPFNTLTEMVDAIKADPGSVAFAGGSAVGGFDHLKPLMLLQRAGFTDITKVKYIGVDGGADAITQTIGGFTQAMTGDMSEIIGFLNAGEVRVLAVLTEERIPGFDDIPTAKEQGYDVVAVNWRGLYVPKGISDEEFNVWADRLQQVADSAEWKEAMAANGLAPFTKVGVDFQDYVDQVVAEIRKLSIDIGVIQ
- a CDS encoding response regulator transcription factor, with the translated sequence MRFLLVEDNLELAKAVVECLGLDGHAIDHAEDIAAAQACIDAASYDLILLDIMLPDGDGRDFLARHRRAKNRTPVIVLTARSQVSDRVGLLDLGADDYLTKPFDFSELEARVRAVLRRQGGVANNSRSFKGVILDSTLGAIMINGESHTLRNRELRLLEVFFSAPEQIFSKSHLMDRLFSFSDDVSENAIEVYIGRLRKKLEGSDAKIETVRGLGYRLVAET
- a CDS encoding tripartite tricarboxylate transporter TctB family protein, whose protein sequence is MASDRIFGLVMALVALAYIAGATQIQTSFLPDPVGPKAFPFGVGILGALCALFMVFKPDAEPEWPTLSTFGAIAAAAFVLVLYAYALKPLGFLIPTAITAAILSYQISPRPKYAALAGLGLSCGLFIVFKFALGLGLVAFPKMIFG
- a CDS encoding AbrB family transcriptional regulator: MQAYVVALVIGAVGALAATFIGLPAPFLTGPAICVSLAGLAGVKCAVPNILRDAIFLIIGLALGSSVTPEILQAAKAWPLSLVGMCVSVAVVMLTGGWMFQHVFHMDRPTAFLSSSPGHLSYVIGYSTDVGADTAVISVVQSIRVLILTLLVPFSVAIFTDADMGMRAPVGHILTPLHLGILAALGAGLGAIFIRFNLPAALLLGGMIVSTLGHATDVLPGVVPPIFTIAAFITMGTLIGTRFSGVTPKLLRSAALGGLIFTVLALVISIVFATGIAYFTDLRFLDIIIALAPGGLETMVAMAAIVDADPAYVALHHVGRLFFLSAFVPLVLTWKK
- the gatA gene encoding Asp-tRNA(Asn)/Glu-tRNA(Gln) amidotransferase subunit GatA, with the translated sequence MTDLNKLTISGARDGLRKGDFTSVELTEACLTAIGKSGALNAFVHNTPEIAHAQSAAADERIATGDAPDMCGIPLGIKDLFCTKGVPSQAASAILAGFKPEYESTVTQNLWDSGAVMLGKLNMDEFAMGSSNETSVYGDVINPWRREGSDAALTPGGSSGGSASAVSADLCLAATGTDTGGSIRQPAAFTGIVGLKPTYGRVSRWGVVAFASSLDQAGPMTKTVRDAAIMMEAMASHDAKDSTSYDIPVPNFEAALTGDIKGKKIGIPAEYHMDGMPAEIEKLWAEGTEMLKSAGAEIVNISLPHTKYALPAYYVIAPAEASSNLARYDGVRYGHRAKLAAGDGIDDMYEKTRAEGFGSEVQRRVMIGTYVLSAGFYDAYYNRARRVRALIKRDFDDVFAAGVDAILTPATPSAAFGLGEMSDADPVKMYLNDVFTVTVNLAGLPGISVPTGLNSEGLPLGLQLIGRPWEEGDLLNTAYALETAAGFVSKPNNWW
- the gatC gene encoding Asp-tRNA(Asn)/Glu-tRNA(Gln) amidotransferase subunit GatC is translated as MSIDKDTAARVAKLARIRVADEALPALAEEFNTILGFIEQLNEVDVEGIEPMTSVTPQRLKRRKDIVTDGDIQEQVLANAPDSREGFFVVPKVVE
- a CDS encoding acyclic terpene utilization AtuA family protein, which encodes MALAGAEQIAAAIQTGADVIIAGRTTDTATIAALPLMKNLHAGAAWHGAKIGECGALCATNPQSGVVMIEFDANGFTVTPMAEDSAANPHTVSAHMLYENSDPFILYEPGGHLDVTGAKYTALDARRVRVEGSEWVPSDTYTVKLEGAKIQGYQTVLMVLLRDKHYVENAQIWADDIHAKCSEKVQDRMGLHKEDYSIELRLIGQNSSFGALETNTNPAPEIGILAIVTANTQAIAEEIGQMLNPYLLHHPLTREEEQPTFAFPFSPASLNRGAVYGFCLNHTLTLDNPMDAFSLEVIQHG
- a CDS encoding diacylglycerol kinase is translated as MIVEQWKRFSDRAKWSWEGWRMIWREEASLQQWVWANAASFTLAMVLDLSTAERALIVALGILVLAAECYNTAIERCIDYLSPAYHPLAKAAKDAGSAGVTITAIAAGGAWVIILIG
- a CDS encoding tripartite tricarboxylate transporter permease, whose amino-acid sequence is MDLFSNLAMGFAIALSPYTLMLAIIGCFLGTIIGALPGLGPSNGVAILIPVTFTLGLDATSALVLMTSVYYGAMYGGRISSILLNIPGDEPALMTTLDGYPMAKAGRAGDALVLSGVASFVGALLATIGLMLLAPMLARVAYVFGPSEYFALYLLAFCTLGGMASNNQAKAAIASCIGLGISTVGISSGSVMPRFTGGNLHIYDGIDFLVAIVGLFAIAEIFFFIEDHGKNSPVGVDLEKTTVPWKDIWETKWTMLRSSGVGFVAGILPGAGASLGSFLAYMTEKAIAGKDGGFGTGVAKGIAAPEAGNNAAAGGALVPMLTLGVPGSGTTAVLLALLMTLNITPGPTLFTDQPEVVWGLIASLLIANIVLLLMNVPMVKIFVKILMVPPAILLPGVTMVSFVGIYSLSGSYFDLLLMIGFGVLGYVLRKLDIPTVPVILGILLGGNMEDALRRAMTLSDGEWTYLFSSNISIGLWVAAIVGFVAPMFLRNVLRKPQRVTD